The following are encoded together in the Glycine max cultivar Williams 82 chromosome 8, Glycine_max_v4.0, whole genome shotgun sequence genome:
- the LOC100799618 gene encoding serine carboxypeptidase-like 25 has translation MKQRQIFARVVILLLMFLVGARFAKAKEGGEEAADRILKLPGQPKVSFKQFSGYVTVNKVAGRALFYWLAEAAQNPLTKPLVIWLNGGPGCSSVAYGASEEIGPFRINKTASGLYKNKFSWNSVANLLFLEAPAGVGFSYTNRSSDLLDTGDRRTAQDSLEFVIQWLERFPRYKTRELYITGESYAGHYVPQLAKEIMTYNAKTKHPINLKGIMVGNAVTDNYYDNLGTVTYWWSHAMISDQTFRQLMSRCDFHRQKESDECESVYSYAMDQEFGNIDQYNIYDPPCNNSDGSSSGSGSATRRTMRLPHRPHVAFRHWSGYDPCTEKYAEIYYNRPDVQKALHANKTGIPYRWTACSEVLNRNWNDTDVSVLPIYRELIAHGIRVWVFSGDVDSVVPVTATRYALAQLKLSTKIPWYPWYVKNQVGGWTEVYEGVTFATVRGAGHEVPLFKPRAALQLFTSFLTGKPLPKS, from the exons ATGAAGCAAAGACAGATCTTTGCTCGAGTGGTGATTTTGTTGCTCATGTTCTTAGTTGGAGCCAGGTTTGCTAAAGCAAAAGAAggaggagaagaagctgctgataGGATTTTGAAACTCCCTGGTCAGCCAAAAGTATCATTTAAGCAATTTTCTGGCTATGTTACTGTCAACAAGGTTGCTGGTAGAGCTCTCTTTTACTGGCTCGCTGAAGCTGCCCAAAATCCTCTCACCAAACCTTTGGTCATTTGGCTTAATGGAG GTCCAGGATGTTCATCAGTGGCATATGGAGCATCTGAAGAGATTGGCCCATTTAGAATAAACAAAACAGCTTCTGGTCTATACAAAAACAAGTTCTCATGGAACTCAGTGGCCAACCTCTTGTTCTTGGAAGCTCCGGCCGGCGTCGGCTTCTCCTATACCAACCGCTCCTCCGACCTCCTCGACACCGGTGACCGCCGCACCG CTCAAGATTCTCTGGAATTTGTTATCCAATGGCTAGAACGATTCCCTCGTTACAAAACTCGGGAGCTCTATATCACTGGAGAGAGCTATGCAGGTCATTATGTTCCTCAATTAGCCAAGGAAATCATGACCTACAATGCAAAAACCAAGCACCCCATCAATCTCAAAGGAATCATG GTAGGAAATGCAGTGACAGACAACTACTATGATAACTTGGGCACAGTGACGTATTGGTGGAGCCATGCTATGATCTCCGACCAGACTTTCCGGCAACTAATGAGTAGATGTGATTTTCACAGGCAGAAGGAATCTGATGAGTGTGAGTCTGTGTATAGCTATGCCATGGATCAAGAGTTTGGTAACATTGATCAGTACAACATCTATGATCCTCCATGCAACAACTCTGATGGTAGTAGTAGTGGTAGTGGCTCTGCCACCCGCCGCACCATGCGGTTACCTCACCGACCCCATGTG GCTTTTAGGCATTGGTCTGGTTATGATCCATGTACGGAAAAGTATGCCGAGATTTACTACAACAGGCCTGATGTTCAGAAAGCACTCCATGCTAACAAAACTGGCATTCCATATAGGTGGACTGCTTGCAG TGAGGTTTTGAATCGGAACTGGAATGATACAGATGTATCTGTTCTTCCAATTTATAGAGAGTTGATAGCTCACGGAATAAGAGTTTGGGTGTTCAG TGGGGACGTGGACTCAGTGGTGCCTGTCACAGCAACAAGATATGCCCTTGCACAGCTTAAGTTGTCAACTAAAATACCATGGTATCCTTGGTATGTCAAAAACCAG